A window of bacterium BMS3Abin02 contains these coding sequences:
- the cysS gene encoding cysteine--tRNA ligase — translation MKVFNTLGRRYEEFTTRESGKVAIYLCGPTVQSDPHVGHGRAAVAFDVIRRYLQWRGNEVTFVQNVTDVEDKIIAAAQERNVPVEDLAREMTDRFQAAYRALGALVPDVEPRATEHIAEMQRMITILIERGHAYESDGDVYFIVRSFPRYGELSGHRIDELISGARVEPGERKRDPLDFALWKAAKPGEPRWDSPWGPGRPGWHIECSAMSVKYLGNGFDIHGGGTDLIFPHHENEIAQSEGATGQRFARYWLHNGMVNLGGEKMAKSTGQVIGLEEAIDRFTPMAIRLFYLRAHYRTPQEYSEALLADAKASVERLWTFRRRGPDELSAEPDEAAIERFQEAMDDDFNTPEAVGVLFDTVREGNRRIDAGEEAGPIFSAFDEIAGVLGLIPPPESLDELKMDLAALAEELGVGPGATAEETVERLIDARRVARDERDWATADSVRERLDDLGVVLEDTADGARWHRR, via the coding sequence ATGAAGGTGTTCAACACACTGGGTCGCCGGTACGAGGAGTTCACGACGCGTGAATCGGGAAAGGTGGCCATCTACCTGTGTGGCCCGACCGTGCAGTCCGATCCGCACGTGGGACACGGCAGGGCGGCCGTGGCGTTCGACGTGATTCGCCGGTACCTGCAGTGGCGAGGCAACGAGGTGACCTTCGTCCAGAACGTCACCGACGTGGAAGACAAGATCATCGCCGCTGCGCAGGAGCGCAACGTGCCGGTCGAGGACCTTGCGAGAGAAATGACCGATCGTTTCCAGGCCGCATACCGTGCTCTCGGTGCACTCGTCCCCGACGTGGAGCCACGTGCCACCGAGCACATCGCCGAGATGCAGCGGATGATCACGATATTGATCGAGCGAGGCCACGCGTATGAATCGGACGGGGACGTCTACTTCATCGTCCGCTCGTTCCCCCGCTACGGGGAACTGTCCGGTCATCGGATCGACGAGCTCATCTCCGGCGCCCGTGTCGAACCCGGAGAACGCAAGCGTGATCCGCTCGATTTCGCTCTGTGGAAGGCGGCGAAGCCCGGGGAGCCGAGATGGGACTCTCCGTGGGGCCCCGGTCGGCCGGGCTGGCACATCGAGTGCTCTGCGATGTCGGTGAAATATCTCGGGAACGGTTTCGACATCCACGGCGGGGGCACAGATCTGATCTTCCCTCACCACGAGAACGAGATCGCCCAATCCGAAGGTGCGACCGGTCAACGGTTCGCCCGCTACTGGCTGCACAACGGGATGGTGAATCTCGGTGGGGAGAAGATGGCAAAGTCGACGGGCCAGGTGATCGGCCTGGAGGAGGCGATCGATCGCTTCACGCCGATGGCGATTCGACTGTTCTATCTCCGCGCCCACTACCGGACCCCTCAGGAGTACTCGGAGGCTTTGCTCGCGGACGCGAAGGCATCCGTCGAGAGGCTGTGGACGTTTCGCAGGCGCGGACCGGACGAGCTGTCGGCGGAACCCGACGAGGCGGCGATCGAACGATTCCAGGAAGCGATGGACGACGACTTCAACACGCCGGAGGCGGTAGGTGTCCTCTTCGATACGGTTCGAGAGGGCAATAGGAGAATCGACGCCGGGGAGGAAGCGGGGCCGATCTTCTCCGCGTTCGATGAGATCGCAGGTGTGCTGGGCCTGATTCCTCCGCCCGAGAGCCTCGATGAGCTGAAGATGGACTTGGCTGCACTGGCCGAAGAACTCGGCGTCGGTCCCGGTGCGACGGCGGAGGAAACGGTGGAACGGCTGATCGACGCTCGTCGCGTTGCGCGCGATGAGCGCGATTGGGCCACTGCCGATTCCGTGCGGGAACGACTCGATGATCTCGGGGTCGTTCTCGAGGACACGGCTGATGGCGCGCGCTGGCATCGGCGCTGA
- a CDS encoding hypothetical protein (leu/Ile/Val-binding protein homolog 3 precursor): protein MNGHKKTFFFVLVLAVFAMLAAACAGPATLEDFTPKDASLGGILIGADEPIKIATLQAMSGAVASLGTDQVRGVEIAIDERPEILGHKVDLAFKEDDLCSSEGGTTGAQRIVSDPQVIGVIGTSCSGAGVPASKIVSEAGRVMISGSNTSPVLTEVGGEKGAAWQPGYYRTAHNDAVQGAAAANFVYTKLGLTKVATINDGDPYTQGLTTAFGKSFKDLGGDIVLATAIGATDTDMRPVLTEVAASGAQLIFFPIFQPAGDFVAGQAKEVSGLEDVKLMGADGLLSDTYVTLPQTKGMYFSGPATPKTPAYADFVKKYESKFGEKPIQAFHAQAYDAANMLLDAIQAVAQQKGDVLYIDMKDLRDALYKTDMQGLTGHIVCNEFGDCADAVIDIVQNTDATPDITAVKANVLYEFRPGQ from the coding sequence ATGAACGGACACAAAAAGACATTTTTCTTCGTATTGGTGCTGGCGGTGTTTGCGATGCTCGCTGCCGCGTGCGCCGGGCCGGCGACGTTGGAGGACTTCACGCCGAAGGATGCGAGCTTGGGAGGCATACTCATCGGAGCCGATGAGCCGATCAAGATTGCGACGCTGCAGGCCATGAGCGGTGCTGTGGCCAGCCTTGGCACCGACCAGGTTCGCGGCGTCGAGATCGCCATCGACGAGAGGCCGGAGATTCTCGGTCACAAGGTCGACTTGGCCTTCAAGGAAGACGACCTCTGCAGCTCCGAGGGTGGCACAACGGGTGCCCAGCGGATCGTGTCCGACCCGCAGGTCATCGGTGTTATCGGGACGAGCTGTTCGGGCGCCGGTGTTCCGGCATCCAAGATCGTGTCCGAGGCCGGACGTGTCATGATCTCGGGATCCAACACGTCGCCGGTGCTGACCGAAGTGGGTGGAGAGAAAGGCGCGGCATGGCAGCCCGGCTACTACCGGACGGCCCACAATGACGCCGTTCAGGGTGCTGCTGCGGCAAACTTCGTGTATACGAAGCTCGGTCTGACCAAGGTCGCGACGATCAACGACGGTGACCCGTACACGCAGGGCCTGACGACTGCGTTCGGCAAGTCGTTCAAGGATCTTGGTGGCGACATTGTTCTGGCAACGGCCATCGGTGCCACGGACACGGACATGCGGCCGGTGCTGACCGAGGTTGCGGCCTCGGGCGCCCAACTGATCTTCTTCCCGATTTTCCAGCCTGCGGGCGACTTCGTTGCCGGCCAGGCAAAGGAAGTCTCGGGGTTGGAGGATGTCAAGCTCATGGGCGCCGACGGTCTGCTGTCGGACACCTACGTGACGCTTCCACAGACGAAGGGTATGTACTTCTCAGGTCCTGCCACGCCGAAGACGCCGGCCTACGCCGACTTCGTGAAGAAGTATGAGTCCAAGTTCGGTGAGAAGCCGATCCAGGCGTTCCACGCACAAGCCTACGACGCAGCCAACATGCTGCTCGACGCGATTCAGGCCGTCGCCCAGCAGAAGGGTGACGTGCTGTACATCGACATGAAGGACCTGCGCGATGCGCTGTACAAGACGGACATGCAGGGGTTGACCGGGCACATCGTCTGTAACGAGTTTGGCGACTGCGCCGATGCCGTTATCGACATCGTGCAGAACACCGACGCCACACCGGACATCACCGCGGTGAAGGCGAACGTGCTGTACGAGTTCAGACCTGGCCAGTAG
- the lptB_2 gene encoding lipopolysaccharide export system ATP-binding protein LptB, with amino-acid sequence MPLFETRALRKTFGGLTAINGLDLHVDKGEIVSVIGPNGAGKTTLFNLITGMMGPDSGQIIFDSENIVGLSPSQVIKLGISRTFQNVRLFPTMTIRENVMVARHCRTKSGVISAVLRTPKFRREEEETKRIAEDTLAFFGTRLIGYRLDQEAYMLSYANRRRLEIARAMASSPKLILLDEPTAGMNPRETAEITQLIGRLRDKKGFTILVIEHDMRVVKGVSDRVVVIDYGKKIADGTYEEVAHNPQVIEAYLGRRTEKDSK; translated from the coding sequence ATGCCGCTCTTCGAGACGAGGGCCCTTCGCAAGACATTCGGGGGTTTGACGGCGATCAACGGTCTGGACTTGCACGTGGACAAGGGCGAGATTGTCAGCGTGATCGGTCCGAACGGGGCCGGGAAGACGACCCTTTTCAACCTCATCACCGGCATGATGGGGCCGGACTCGGGCCAGATCATCTTCGACTCCGAGAACATCGTCGGCTTGTCACCGAGCCAGGTCATCAAGCTGGGGATCAGCCGCACCTTCCAGAACGTGCGACTGTTCCCGACGATGACCATTCGTGAGAACGTCATGGTGGCTCGTCACTGTCGCACGAAATCGGGTGTCATCTCCGCGGTGCTTCGCACCCCCAAGTTTCGGCGGGAAGAAGAGGAGACCAAGCGAATCGCGGAGGATACCCTTGCATTCTTCGGGACACGGCTCATCGGATACCGGCTCGACCAGGAGGCGTACATGCTGTCGTACGCGAATCGACGCCGGCTGGAAATCGCTCGAGCGATGGCGTCGTCGCCGAAACTCATCCTGCTCGACGAGCCCACCGCCGGGATGAACCCGAGGGAGACGGCCGAGATCACTCAATTGATCGGCCGACTTCGCGACAAGAAAGGGTTCACGATCCTGGTCATCGAACATGACATGCGGGTCGTCAAGGGCGTCTCCGATCGTGTCGTCGTCATCGACTACGGAAAGAAGATCGCCGACGGTACCTACGAGGAGGTCGCCCACAACCCGCAGGTCATCGAGGCGTACCTCGGACGCCGGACCGAGAAGGACTCGAAGTGA
- a CDS encoding pheromone autoinducer 2 transporter gives MTKRPDYEQIKRVGIASWSVVGAILLLVAIIWLAEAVRVVWPPLVLAVALIYLLAPLVDLLQRHHVHRLIGSCLSYLLFVGLMVLIGFLVVPIIQDQFQEFADRVPQIVDDVGVFMTDVGRRFGFTVNILDMQSIQQWAASFFSPERIQEILGQAGAFARTGMQVIAVFVLGPVLAFYILMDLPGIKQRTRNLLPEGVRSEIVHVSTQVGRVMGGFVRGQLLVALIVGILSSIGLWILGVPFWLVIGMTAGLLNIIPFIGPWVGGALAGLLSLLFKDAATAVWSIIMFAAVQQFDNHVISPNILRKRVQLHPVFILLALLLGASLGGFFGLLVAVPVAAVFKVVAGHFWRTRVLGESWEEAAEAVAPEYVPPGRESLMGRLRRGGSIHEPGDEPGDELDQVPADIEEPGPG, from the coding sequence ATGACGAAACGCCCAGATTACGAGCAGATCAAGCGAGTCGGGATCGCGTCGTGGAGCGTGGTCGGAGCGATCCTCCTCCTTGTTGCCATCATCTGGCTCGCAGAGGCCGTCAGGGTGGTCTGGCCGCCGTTGGTGCTCGCCGTCGCGTTGATCTATCTGCTGGCACCGCTCGTCGATCTTCTCCAGAGGCATCACGTTCACCGGTTGATCGGATCCTGTCTGTCCTACCTGTTGTTTGTCGGCCTGATGGTGCTGATCGGATTCCTCGTCGTACCGATCATTCAGGACCAGTTCCAGGAGTTCGCCGACAGGGTTCCTCAGATCGTCGACGACGTGGGTGTGTTCATGACCGACGTCGGCCGGCGGTTCGGCTTCACCGTGAACATCCTCGACATGCAATCGATCCAGCAGTGGGCGGCTTCCTTCTTCAGTCCGGAGCGAATCCAAGAGATTCTCGGTCAGGCTGGAGCGTTTGCACGTACCGGGATGCAGGTCATCGCAGTGTTCGTGCTGGGGCCTGTGCTCGCGTTCTACATCCTGATGGATCTTCCCGGAATCAAGCAGCGGACTCGCAATCTGCTGCCGGAGGGGGTCCGTTCCGAGATCGTGCATGTGTCGACACAGGTCGGGAGAGTCATGGGCGGGTTCGTGCGGGGGCAGCTTCTCGTGGCGCTGATCGTCGGCATTCTCTCGAGCATCGGATTGTGGATTCTCGGGGTTCCTTTCTGGCTGGTGATCGGGATGACCGCCGGGCTGTTGAACATCATTCCGTTCATCGGGCCGTGGGTCGGCGGCGCCCTGGCCGGGCTGCTGTCGCTCTTGTTCAAAGACGCGGCCACCGCCGTCTGGTCGATCATCATGTTCGCCGCGGTCCAGCAGTTCGACAATCACGTGATCAGTCCGAATATCCTCAGAAAGCGGGTCCAACTGCACCCGGTGTTCATCCTGCTCGCCCTGCTCCTCGGTGCATCGCTGGGTGGGTTCTTCGGTCTACTCGTCGCGGTTCCGGTGGCCGCCGTCTTCAAGGTCGTGGCCGGGCACTTCTGGCGGACGAGGGTGTTGGGAGAGTCCTGGGAAGAGGCCGCCGAGGCGGTCGCACCGGAGTACGTCCCTCCGGGCAGGGAGAGTCTGATGGGGAGACTTCGCCGCGGGGGCTCGATCCACGAACCGGGCGACGAACCGGGCGACGAATTGGATCAGGTTCCCGCGGACATCGAGGAGCCCGGGCCCGGGTAA
- the livF_3 gene encoding high-affinity branched-chain amino acid transport ATP-binding protein LivF, whose product MTAREPILEMVGVDTHYGAIQMLRDVNVEIYEGEIVCLLGGNASGKTTTLKTILGYVTPSDGEVRLDGEKVSGLPTTKVVGRGITMVPENRRLFKRMTVRENLEMGTYLRKDRRNVEDDLDRVFELFPRVKERLNQRAGTLSGGEQQMVAMGRALMARPKVLLMDEPSMGLAPVFVAQNFDIIQQVNKEQGTTIFMVEQNANMALSIADRGYVLQTGRIVLADTAERLLANPQMRQAYLGEID is encoded by the coding sequence GTGACTGCTCGTGAACCGATCCTCGAGATGGTCGGTGTCGACACCCACTATGGCGCCATTCAGATGCTCCGCGACGTCAACGTCGAGATCTACGAGGGTGAGATCGTCTGTCTGCTGGGCGGCAACGCGTCGGGCAAGACGACGACCCTCAAGACGATTCTCGGGTATGTGACGCCGTCGGACGGCGAAGTTCGTCTCGACGGTGAGAAGGTCAGTGGGCTCCCCACGACCAAGGTCGTCGGGCGCGGCATCACGATGGTTCCCGAGAATCGCAGGCTCTTCAAGCGGATGACGGTCAGAGAGAACCTCGAGATGGGCACATATCTCAGGAAGGACCGCCGGAATGTGGAAGATGACCTCGATCGGGTCTTCGAACTGTTTCCCCGGGTGAAGGAGAGGCTCAACCAGCGGGCCGGCACGCTCTCCGGGGGCGAACAGCAGATGGTGGCCATGGGGCGGGCACTCATGGCGCGTCCGAAGGTGCTGTTGATGGACGAGCCCTCCATGGGGCTGGCGCCGGTGTTCGTCGCACAGAATTTCGACATCATCCAGCAGGTCAACAAGGAACAGGGCACCACCATCTTCATGGTGGAGCAGAACGCCAATATGGCCCTGTCGATCGCCGATCGTGGCTACGTGCTGCAGACCGGGAGGATCGTGCTCGCCGACACTGCCGAGCGGCTGCTCGCGAACCCCCAGATGCGTCAGGCGTATCTCGGGGAGATCGACTGA
- a CDS encoding putative TrmH family tRNA/rRNA methyltransferase — MARAGIGAELEGVHAVGAALDAGRVETLIVEASRLGKLEGLVSRAREQGVAVEIVEELEAVTAVPQGVRAHARPIRTVSLDELTDPSPAAVVVLDHLQDPHNVGAVVRSAVAAGMTGLVVSDRRSAPLGPTAFKAAAGAFERLRVCVHPSSAGAVARLEQVGLWTIGLSADGDISIFDLDLLTEPVAVVVGGEGRGLGRLVGERCDVLAHIPMAAGVESLNASVAAALAMFEVARVRSSFS; from the coding sequence ATGGCGCGCGCTGGCATCGGCGCTGAACTCGAAGGTGTCCATGCCGTCGGAGCGGCGCTGGATGCCGGCAGGGTCGAGACCCTGATCGTCGAGGCCTCCAGGCTTGGGAAACTCGAGGGCCTGGTGTCCCGTGCTCGCGAGCAGGGTGTTGCCGTCGAAATCGTCGAGGAGCTCGAAGCGGTGACCGCCGTTCCCCAAGGGGTGAGAGCGCACGCCCGACCCATCCGGACGGTCTCTCTCGACGAGCTCACCGACCCGTCGCCCGCAGCCGTCGTGGTGCTCGACCATCTTCAGGATCCGCACAATGTCGGGGCGGTCGTCAGGTCAGCGGTTGCCGCAGGCATGACCGGTCTCGTCGTGTCCGACCGGAGATCGGCGCCGCTCGGTCCGACCGCGTTCAAAGCTGCAGCCGGCGCCTTCGAGCGGCTGCGCGTGTGTGTGCATCCATCGAGTGCGGGCGCAGTCGCGAGGCTCGAGCAGGTAGGGCTGTGGACCATAGGGTTGAGTGCCGACGGCGATATCTCCATCTTCGACCTCGACCTGCTGACCGAACCGGTGGCGGTCGTCGTAGGAGGCGAGGGACGAGGGCTCGGTCGGCTCGTGGGGGAGCGCTGCGACGTTCTCGCCCACATTCCGATGGCAGCCGGGGTCGAGAGCCTGAACGCCTCGGTGGCGGCGGCACTGGCGATGTTCGAGGTGGCTCGGGTCCGCTCTTCCTTCTCCTAG
- a CDS encoding leucine/isoleucine/valine transporter permease subunit, whose amino-acid sequence MSALAAADTHETAGLRPSRPVDLRRAIRLGPLAGVVAVVMAAIGMVESFESRMLIYPFLALGYAALYLVPFGFAYVAAKPPEQLEGFAPPKLGGRNVAAGAIAGLLAGVVLTAFSVLAGAVDLRTTFPSVSPAMVQLLRFGLGVGVSAVVVLLVSTAAGALGGVVHLLPTRFRRSFLNSLAWVVLWGLLEDVSRQFFRGFRIPGVNNVLYARSGGLTVPGAIVIGLVFFGIYWYLGGRKTTVRGRFEQLNQRQRVQVSVVGVVVMLLALAVLPSILGSFLSEVLDLAGLFLLMALGLNIVVGFAGLLDLGYVAFFAVGAYTAAILTSPNSPRWAPEMTLWAALPFVVLAAIVAGLLVGAPVLRMRGDYLAIVTLGFGEIARILLNSEALAPEFGGAQGIINIPRMTLGPIIIKTPQNFFFPIFIFVLLAVYVSLSLQKSRIGRAWMAMREDESVAETMGVNIVTAKLSAFIVGAVLASLGGALFAAKIGAIFPSSFNVVVSITVLVIIIVGGMGSIPGVALGAIVLIALPELLREFSEFKFLLYGVLLIFMTLKRPEGFIPSRRRAKELHKDEVLQDAWMDIHQAGAADEPGEGDA is encoded by the coding sequence ATGAGCGCGTTGGCAGCGGCCGATACGCACGAGACCGCCGGTCTGAGGCCGTCCCGGCCTGTCGATCTGCGGCGCGCGATCAGGCTGGGCCCGCTGGCAGGGGTGGTAGCCGTCGTGATGGCAGCGATCGGCATGGTCGAATCATTCGAATCGCGTATGCTGATCTACCCGTTCCTGGCGCTCGGTTACGCAGCTCTGTATCTCGTCCCATTCGGGTTCGCGTACGTTGCGGCCAAGCCGCCGGAGCAGCTGGAAGGATTTGCTCCACCGAAGCTGGGGGGCCGGAACGTCGCGGCCGGCGCAATTGCCGGCCTGCTCGCCGGTGTCGTCCTGACCGCGTTCTCGGTACTGGCCGGCGCCGTTGACCTGCGAACGACGTTTCCTTCGGTTTCTCCGGCCATGGTCCAACTCCTCCGATTCGGCCTCGGTGTCGGCGTGTCGGCCGTCGTAGTTCTCCTGGTGAGCACCGCCGCCGGGGCGCTCGGTGGAGTCGTGCACCTCTTGCCTACTCGATTTCGCCGGAGCTTTCTCAACAGTCTCGCGTGGGTCGTGTTGTGGGGCTTGCTCGAAGACGTCTCTCGGCAGTTCTTCCGTGGTTTTCGCATTCCGGGAGTCAACAACGTGCTTTATGCGCGTTCCGGCGGGCTGACGGTGCCGGGAGCAATCGTCATCGGCCTCGTGTTCTTCGGAATCTACTGGTACCTCGGTGGTCGCAAGACGACCGTTCGAGGCCGGTTCGAGCAACTGAACCAGCGGCAGCGAGTCCAGGTCTCCGTGGTGGGGGTCGTCGTCATGTTGCTTGCGCTGGCAGTGCTTCCCAGCATTCTCGGATCTTTTCTCTCCGAAGTGCTCGACCTCGCCGGTCTTTTCCTGCTGATGGCACTCGGCCTCAACATCGTCGTGGGGTTCGCCGGCCTGCTCGACCTCGGATACGTGGCGTTTTTTGCCGTCGGCGCGTACACCGCAGCGATTCTGACGTCTCCGAACTCGCCGAGGTGGGCACCGGAGATGACACTCTGGGCAGCGCTTCCGTTCGTGGTGCTCGCCGCCATCGTCGCGGGGCTCCTGGTCGGTGCCCCCGTACTGCGAATGCGCGGTGACTACTTGGCCATCGTCACGCTCGGTTTCGGCGAGATTGCTCGGATCCTGCTCAACTCGGAGGCACTGGCGCCGGAGTTTGGCGGTGCACAGGGCATCATCAACATTCCGAGGATGACTCTCGGACCGATCATCATCAAGACCCCGCAGAACTTCTTCTTCCCGATCTTCATTTTCGTGCTGCTCGCCGTCTACGTGTCGCTGTCGCTACAGAAATCCCGGATAGGTCGTGCATGGATGGCGATGCGCGAGGACGAATCGGTTGCGGAAACGATGGGGGTGAACATCGTCACGGCCAAGTTGTCGGCGTTCATCGTCGGTGCCGTGCTGGCCAGCCTCGGTGGTGCGCTGTTCGCCGCCAAGATTGGGGCGATCTTCCCGAGCTCATTCAATGTCGTCGTGTCGATCACCGTGCTCGTGATCATCATCGTGGGAGGCATGGGCAGCATCCCCGGCGTGGCACTCGGCGCCATCGTGCTGATCGCGCTGCCCGAACTGCTGCGAGAGTTCTCGGAGTTCAAGTTCCTGCTCTACGGTGTGCTCCTGATATTCATGACGCTCAAACGGCCGGAGGGGTTCATTCCGAGCCGACGAAGGGCCAAGGAGCTGCACAAGGATGAGGTGCTTCAGGACGCCTGGATGGACATCCACCAAGCCGGCGCTGCAGATGAACCGGGCGAGGGAGACGCGTGA
- the livH_3 gene encoding high-affinity branched-chain amino acid transport system permease protein LivH, with product MAEQAAVEHVHVRRVGFVAVFLWGLRILAVLAIVYGSWVSLASGRLTADQWKDLVVFGFAQGSMYTLIALGYTMVYGVLKFINFAHGEVFMSGAMIGFFAADALQNAGFWNAHPVQSLLIVLLVSMTTSTTVAVLVERIAYRPLRGAPRLIPLITSIGASFTLQYLFKGLFGAGTKSYPPLDALKGAWDIFGFTILKNQSVVIAASLIMMAGLYLFVEKTRTGRAMRAVAEDPETAALMGVDVERTIVKVFAVGGAMAGAAGALWGLVFPTVYFLTGFFPGIKAFTAAVLGGIGNIAGAMLGGVSLGLFEGVGPSLVLAGFHVPAFNQLRDVVAFVALVLVLIFRPTGILGEQLAEERG from the coding sequence ATGGCAGAACAAGCGGCTGTGGAGCATGTCCACGTACGGCGCGTCGGTTTCGTAGCGGTCTTTCTGTGGGGGCTCCGTATCCTTGCGGTCCTGGCGATCGTCTACGGCTCCTGGGTCAGTCTCGCGTCCGGGCGACTGACCGCAGACCAGTGGAAAGACCTGGTCGTGTTCGGTTTCGCGCAAGGCTCGATGTACACGCTGATCGCTCTGGGCTACACGATGGTCTATGGCGTGTTGAAGTTCATCAACTTTGCCCACGGCGAAGTGTTCATGAGCGGAGCGATGATTGGGTTTTTCGCTGCCGACGCGCTCCAAAACGCGGGGTTCTGGAACGCCCACCCGGTCCAGTCACTTCTGATCGTGCTCCTCGTGAGCATGACCACCTCGACCACGGTCGCGGTGTTGGTCGAGCGTATCGCCTATCGGCCGCTTCGTGGCGCCCCGCGGCTCATTCCCCTGATCACGTCGATCGGTGCGTCGTTCACTCTGCAGTACTTGTTCAAAGGCCTTTTCGGCGCCGGTACCAAGTCGTACCCGCCGTTGGACGCTCTCAAAGGCGCATGGGATATCTTCGGATTCACAATACTGAAGAACCAGTCGGTCGTCATCGCGGCTTCGTTGATCATGATGGCGGGTCTCTACCTGTTCGTGGAGAAGACCAGAACGGGCCGGGCGATGCGAGCCGTTGCCGAGGATCCTGAGACGGCGGCGCTCATGGGTGTGGATGTCGAGAGGACCATCGTCAAGGTCTTTGCCGTCGGCGGTGCCATGGCCGGCGCCGCAGGGGCTCTCTGGGGCCTTGTCTTCCCGACCGTCTATTTCCTCACCGGGTTCTTTCCCGGCATCAAGGCGTTCACCGCGGCCGTGCTCGGCGGTATCGGCAACATCGCCGGCGCGATGCTGGGCGGGGTGTCTCTCGGCCTGTTCGAGGGCGTTGGACCGAGTCTTGTCCTCGCCGGATTCCACGTTCCGGCATTCAATCAGTTGCGCGATGTCGTCGCGTTCGTGGCCCTCGTCCTCGTTCTGATCTTCCGCCCGACCGGCATTCTCGGTGAGCAACTCGCGGAGGAACGAGGATGA